One Psychrosphaera aestuarii DNA window includes the following coding sequences:
- a CDS encoding DUF2062 domain-containing protein has translation MPKKFIQRFLPDHNKIKQNKAVNMFGDVLHDANLWHLNRRSARGAFAIGLFNAFIPVPFQMWLSALGAIVFKVNLPISVALVWVSNPLTMPPLFYGCYLLGEWILGGEKQPFKFELSWDWLVASLSTIGPAFITGCLVAATICAVIGFFGIDLMWRYSVKKSWQRRKLMRLNRELTK, from the coding sequence ATGCCTAAGAAATTCATACAAAGGTTTTTACCTGATCATAATAAAATTAAACAAAACAAAGCCGTTAATATGTTCGGTGACGTTCTTCATGATGCGAACTTATGGCACTTAAATCGTCGTTCTGCTCGTGGTGCGTTTGCTATCGGACTTTTTAACGCTTTTATTCCCGTACCTTTTCAAATGTGGTTATCAGCGCTTGGTGCCATCGTTTTCAAAGTAAACCTACCAATATCCGTAGCGTTGGTTTGGGTTAGCAATCCACTGACAATGCCACCCTTATTTTATGGCTGTTATTTGTTGGGCGAATGGATTTTAGGTGGTGAAAAACAACCATTTAAATTTGAATTAAGTTGGGACTGGTTAGTAGCGAGTCTATCAACCATTGGTCCTGCATTTATTACTGGGTGTTTAGTCGCAGCAACTATTTGCGCTGTAATTGGCTTTTTTGGCATTGATTTGATGTGGCGTTACTCAGTAAAAAAATCTTGGCAAAGAAGAAAATTAATGCGTTTGAACAGAGAGTTAACAAAGTAG
- a CDS encoding ComEC/Rec2 family competence protein: MNKWFAGFLIGCGLFLFSPRLISAGEVTLILITCILAVVCRNYIRCKKKSKSVFSLIIALCFGVVWQSTTSAWFFQLGPIGPLLDTGIPVVIKGEVLNVVIDLPCSKDQDLPTSGSLDIRIAEVNHKPISWLQSEQIIRVSWYDKPIRCVSKVGMGAIVSFNAILKSIWGYENSYGFNQRKWLFAQRINAKGTIQDEIVVDTDSTLDIDQRQIITNKVTTLSKQANLFHNDLILALTTGDKQLISQEKKQRINSLGLGHFLAISGLHIGLLYGLVYLLIRFVYLTASLALFRTYRFVGTVIPTQNTTPYILQSVISIILIWGYVILIGAIPSAVRAASAITIYLFIRYTKSTFEPFNVLLAVATISVIFEPWSFLNSSWWLSFYAVLGILIFVRFVRLQYTFKLHGLYKYLINLTLYITLFQLFIFVWMLPIIFWFFGGVGTFSVITNLLFSPIFAAVIMPLIAFGALFISISEPMAALFYSLADLALITMFDAFIYLQLYKSWWSGSDSTLQLVIVVIILAPIILLSLFKLVSPMSICLSTAFKTVTRTDLKAKKNGGLFCSINNKSIYIALICLCIVVGQFLLEGMPNIDQKTNTQSNKKAKLDSSPEITIFDVGQGSAMMVTTGNMVTERSLLSNTILFDLGPLFNNGFSATESVIVPTLQRRGIKTIDQVILTHLDADHVGNANALIAAGYNPALDDCDNIDNLPSIENWPEVTFQILWPNQTRWQYLNEVWPILSRNDRSCVILITETSSDTKILITGDISHKVERVLVDAYYADSLDLSADILIVPHHGSRHSSSKPFIYAVAPKVVIYSSGVNNRFGMPSEQVLSRYGRYNVQQFNTARSGQLTIKFDSDKSTFVVKETLHKWSPFWKKQNPFSIHGQIR, translated from the coding sequence TTGAACAAATGGTTCGCGGGTTTTTTAATCGGTTGTGGCCTGTTTTTGTTCAGTCCTAGGTTGATATCAGCTGGTGAAGTCACACTCATTCTAATTACATGCATTCTTGCTGTTGTTTGTCGAAATTACATTAGGTGCAAAAAAAAATCTAAGTCTGTTTTTAGTTTAATAATCGCTTTGTGTTTTGGTGTTGTATGGCAGTCAACGACAAGTGCATGGTTTTTTCAATTAGGGCCAATAGGGCCTTTGTTAGATACCGGGATCCCTGTTGTTATTAAAGGTGAGGTTTTAAATGTCGTAATTGACCTACCTTGTTCAAAAGATCAAGACCTACCAACTTCAGGATCCCTTGATATACGAATAGCAGAGGTTAATCACAAGCCGATAAGTTGGTTACAATCAGAACAAATTATTCGAGTGAGCTGGTATGACAAACCTATACGATGCGTTAGCAAAGTCGGCATGGGAGCAATTGTAAGCTTTAACGCCATATTGAAGTCTATTTGGGGTTATGAAAATAGCTATGGATTTAATCAGCGCAAGTGGTTATTTGCGCAGCGCATTAATGCGAAAGGAACCATACAAGACGAGATTGTAGTTGATACTGATAGCACTTTAGATATAGACCAACGGCAAATCATCACAAATAAAGTAACGACATTATCAAAGCAAGCTAATTTATTTCACAACGATTTAATCCTAGCGCTTACTACAGGTGACAAACAACTAATTAGTCAAGAAAAAAAACAACGTATTAATAGCCTAGGCCTTGGTCATTTTTTAGCTATTTCAGGTTTACATATTGGTTTGTTATACGGCTTAGTATATCTGCTTATACGTTTTGTTTATTTAACGGCTAGTTTGGCTCTGTTCAGAACATACAGATTTGTAGGCACCGTTATTCCAACACAAAATACAACTCCGTATATACTACAAAGCGTTATCTCGATAATCCTAATATGGGGATATGTTATTCTAATTGGAGCAATTCCTTCTGCTGTTCGAGCTGCGTCTGCAATAACTATTTATCTATTTATTCGTTACACAAAAAGTACCTTTGAGCCATTTAATGTACTTTTAGCGGTGGCGACGATATCGGTAATTTTTGAACCTTGGTCGTTTCTTAATTCGTCTTGGTGGTTAAGTTTTTATGCAGTTTTGGGTATTTTAATATTCGTCAGATTTGTTCGATTACAGTACACCTTTAAATTACATGGCTTGTACAAATATCTTATAAATTTAACTTTATACATTACTTTATTTCAGCTGTTTATATTCGTATGGATGTTACCCATAATCTTTTGGTTTTTTGGTGGGGTGGGCACATTTTCGGTAATAACCAATCTTTTATTTAGTCCAATATTTGCGGCCGTTATTATGCCTCTAATTGCGTTCGGTGCTTTGTTTATATCTATAAGTGAACCAATGGCTGCACTATTTTACAGTTTGGCAGATTTGGCGTTGATTACGATGTTTGATGCTTTTATTTATTTGCAGCTTTATAAAAGTTGGTGGTCGGGGTCGGATAGTACACTTCAACTTGTTATTGTAGTAATAATATTGGCGCCAATAATACTGCTTAGCTTGTTTAAACTGGTTTCTCCAATGTCTATTTGCCTTTCCACAGCCTTCAAAACAGTTACCAGAACTGATCTAAAAGCTAAAAAAAATGGGGGTCTATTTTGCAGTATTAATAACAAGTCAATTTATATAGCTCTCATATGTTTGTGTATAGTCGTTGGTCAATTTTTATTAGAAGGTATGCCAAACATTGACCAAAAGACAAACACGCAATCCAATAAAAAAGCGAAGTTAGACTCAAGCCCAGAAATAACTATTTTTGACGTCGGACAAGGAAGCGCAATGATGGTTACAACCGGCAATATGGTCACGGAAAGATCACTGCTTAGTAACACAATTCTTTTTGATCTTGGTCCGTTGTTTAATAATGGATTTAGCGCTACGGAGTCGGTAATTGTTCCAACACTGCAGCGTCGAGGAATTAAGACCATTGATCAAGTTATATTAACGCATCTTGATGCTGACCATGTTGGCAACGCCAATGCACTTATCGCAGCGGGTTATAATCCTGCGTTAGATGATTGCGACAACATTGATAACTTGCCATCTATCGAAAATTGGCCAGAGGTAACATTTCAAATTCTATGGCCTAACCAAACTCGATGGCAGTATTTAAATGAGGTTTGGCCGATATTGTCGCGTAATGATCGTAGTTGCGTGATTTTAATTACCGAAACATCATCAGACACAAAGATATTAATCACAGGTGATATCAGCCATAAGGTTGAGCGAGTGTTGGTCGACGCTTATTATGCCGACTCTTTGGATTTATCTGCTGACATACTTATTGTTCCACATCACGGCAGTCGTCATAGTTCCTCTAAACCTTTTATATATGCTGTTGCGCCCAAAGTTGTCATTTATAGTAGTGGTGTAAATAATCGTTTTGGCATGCCGTCAGAACAGGTGTTATCAAGATACGGACGTTATAATGTGCAGCAATTTAATACTGCTAGATCAGGGCAATTAACGATTAAGTTTGATTCAGATAAAAGCACGTTTGTTGTTAAAGAAACGTTACATAAGTGGAGCCCTTTTTGGAAAAAGCAAAATCCTTTTAGCATTCATGGACAAATACGGTAG
- the msbA gene encoding lipid A export permease/ATP-binding protein MsbA, with protein sequence MEENYSTTFKRLAGYIKPYAMGFVLALVGMLGYAGIDVLFISEIQTFIDEGITAKNSEVLAAAPLFVIVVFILRGVFNYMATFGLGWVGSNIVMKLRQELYEKMLALPVSYHDSESNGSLISKITFDTEQIENACSRALMTLVREGAMVIGLLAVMFYHSWKLSIAILILVPVVAFIVSYVTKRFRVISKKIQSAMGNVTRQSEQMLSGHKVILAFGGQEKETKSFFDVNNHNRQQRMKMVVTKTLSVSSIQVIASFALAAVLYLSAQPEMLDSLSPGTFSVVLSSMMMLLRPLKMLTTVNSEFQRGLTAAKSVFEVLDVESELNTGTAIKEKINGHLAFSNLSFAYPGTDKKVINNFTLDIKPGKTVALVGRSGSGKTTISNFVPRYYFPQEGEITLDGLNINEYELKNLRSHIAIVSQQVVLFNDSIANNIAYGSSRVTREDIEQAAKLAHVLEFTDQMENGLDTEVGENGVLLSGGQRQRIAIARAILRNAPILILDEATSALDTESERAIQDAMQNLMTNRTSIVIAHRLSTIENADQIVVMDKGQIIEQGTHSDLLIKGGAYAALHQLQFGDE encoded by the coding sequence TTGGAAGAAAATTACTCAACGACGTTTAAAAGACTTGCGGGTTATATAAAACCATACGCAATGGGTTTTGTGTTAGCTCTTGTTGGTATGCTGGGTTACGCGGGAATAGACGTACTTTTTATTTCGGAAATACAAACTTTTATCGATGAAGGGATCACCGCTAAAAATAGTGAAGTGCTCGCTGCTGCGCCTTTGTTTGTTATCGTAGTATTCATACTACGAGGCGTGTTTAATTATATGGCCACGTTTGGACTCGGTTGGGTCGGCTCAAATATTGTCATGAAGTTGCGTCAAGAGCTTTACGAAAAGATGTTAGCTTTGCCGGTGAGTTATCACGATAGTGAGTCAAACGGTAGTTTGATCTCAAAAATTACCTTTGACACAGAGCAAATTGAAAACGCTTGTAGTCGAGCTTTGATGACGTTAGTAAGAGAAGGCGCTATGGTAATAGGGTTGCTTGCTGTTATGTTTTATCACAGCTGGAAATTATCAATTGCTATTTTAATTTTAGTACCAGTGGTCGCATTTATTGTTAGTTATGTCACCAAACGTTTTAGAGTAATATCAAAAAAGATTCAGTCAGCCATGGGTAACGTAACCCGTCAATCAGAACAAATGTTATCGGGTCACAAGGTTATTTTAGCGTTTGGTGGTCAGGAAAAAGAAACTAAATCCTTTTTTGATGTTAATAATCATAACCGTCAACAACGAATGAAAATGGTTGTTACCAAAACGTTAAGCGTCTCTTCTATTCAGGTTATTGCATCTTTTGCTTTAGCTGCGGTTTTATATTTATCAGCGCAGCCAGAAATGCTAGATAGCTTATCGCCTGGTACTTTTTCCGTGGTCTTGTCATCAATGATGATGTTACTTCGACCGCTTAAAATGTTAACCACGGTAAACAGTGAATTTCAACGTGGACTTACCGCGGCCAAAAGTGTTTTTGAAGTTCTAGATGTTGAGTCAGAACTAAATACTGGTACAGCCATAAAAGAAAAGATTAATGGTCACTTAGCATTCTCAAATTTGAGCTTTGCCTATCCTGGTACAGATAAAAAGGTTATCAATAACTTTACACTAGATATCAAGCCAGGCAAGACTGTGGCCCTTGTTGGCCGCTCCGGTAGTGGTAAGACAACGATATCCAATTTCGTACCGCGTTACTATTTTCCGCAAGAAGGTGAAATCACCTTAGATGGCCTTAACATTAACGAATATGAACTTAAAAACTTACGATCACACATCGCCATTGTTTCACAGCAAGTCGTTCTGTTTAACGATAGTATCGCAAATAATATTGCCTACGGTTCGTCACGCGTTACTAGAGAAGATATTGAACAAGCGGCAAAGCTTGCGCACGTGCTTGAGTTTACCGACCAAATGGAAAATGGGTTGGATACTGAAGTTGGAGAAAATGGTGTGCTTTTATCAGGCGGTCAGCGCCAACGCATTGCAATTGCGAGAGCGATTTTACGCAATGCACCTATTTTAATTTTAGATGAAGCAACATCGGCCTTAGATACTGAGTCTGAGCGAGCAATTCAAGACGCAATGCAAAACTTAATGACCAACCGAACAAGTATCGTTATTGCCCATCGCTTATCGACAATTGAAAATGCAGACCAAATAGTCGTGATGGACAAAGGTCAAATTATCGAACAAGGCACACATTCAGACCTTTTGATAAAAGGTGGCGCGTATGCCGCGTTGCACCAATTACAGTTTGGTGATGAATAA
- the lpxK gene encoding tetraacyldisaccharide 4'-kinase, which produces MSNIEQAWYTNKKWIWVFLPFTLLFWLISALRRWRYKDHKLASADCSLPVIVVGNITVGGTGKTPFVIFLVELLKKHGYSPAIVSRGYGASKLGPSFPRLVNLISDPSLTGDEPSLLAMRTGCPVVIDANRNVAVKYASQISGVDIIISDDGLQHYKMSRDIEIVLIDGARKFGNGFLLPMGPLRESESRLASVDISVVNSGFIAASDVTSELEYDYRLAATNVIQILTGDKTALSDEHRKVHLVSGIGNPQRFKDTAIKSGLNVISEHWFPDHHNFTKADFDNLKLTSSDDEIVLMTEKDAVKCRKFAQCNWFVLPIDAIISSSLEQVLSDKLRLLTSKTINK; this is translated from the coding sequence GTGAGTAACATTGAGCAGGCGTGGTATACAAATAAAAAATGGATATGGGTATTTCTTCCATTCACTTTGTTGTTTTGGTTGATTAGTGCTTTGCGACGTTGGCGCTATAAAGACCATAAGTTAGCCAGCGCAGATTGTTCCTTGCCCGTGATTGTAGTTGGCAACATTACGGTTGGTGGCACAGGTAAAACGCCATTCGTTATCTTTTTAGTTGAACTTTTAAAAAAGCACGGGTATTCACCGGCTATTGTAAGTCGTGGTTATGGGGCTTCTAAATTAGGCCCTAGTTTTCCTCGGCTCGTAAACTTAATCAGTGATCCAAGTTTAACTGGCGATGAACCAAGTTTATTAGCCATGCGCACAGGATGCCCTGTCGTTATTGATGCAAATAGGAATGTTGCTGTTAAATATGCGTCACAAATTAGCGGAGTCGATATTATTATTTCCGATGATGGGCTACAGCACTATAAAATGTCCAGAGACATCGAGATTGTATTAATTGATGGTGCTCGCAAGTTTGGCAATGGCTTTTTACTGCCCATGGGGCCATTAAGAGAGTCCGAATCTCGTCTTGCTTCAGTGGATATTTCAGTAGTAAATTCCGGTTTTATTGCTGCAAGTGATGTTACTTCTGAACTCGAATATGATTATCGATTAGCTGCAACAAATGTGATTCAAATTTTAACGGGCGATAAAACGGCGTTAAGCGATGAGCACCGGAAGGTTCATCTAGTATCAGGTATTGGCAACCCTCAGAGATTCAAAGATACGGCGATAAAATCAGGCTTAAATGTGATCAGTGAACATTGGTTTCCCGATCACCATAATTTTACTAAAGCCGACTTTGATAATCTTAAGTTAACTTCGTCAGATGACGAAATCGTATTAATGACAGAAAAAGATGCAGTTAAGTGTCGCAAGTTTGCCCAATGTAATTGGTTTGTTTTACCTATTGATGCCATTATCTCTTCGTCATTAGAGCAAGTGTTATCAGATAAACTTAGATTATTAACCTCAAAAACAATCAACAAATAA